The proteins below come from a single Nitrosospira sp. Is2 genomic window:
- a CDS encoding formylglycine-generating enzyme family protein: protein MKSASLLFLLFLIPSVSAKGGAFPSSLSAEAQGVSLIATLTTGKGEAPPPPGQQIDLGTRDHSAYESWTANGGFVMAAIQDTVVSESATHLAAQHESGEPRVTAPQSSAAPGGPDGLSCADCPEMIPVPGAKFAIGKYTVTFAEWDKCAADGGCGGYQPPDNGWGRGSRPVINVSWNDAQAYVQWLSRKTGKAYRLPTGEEWEIAARAGSTTNYYWGNDVGRNNANCDGCGSEWDNKKTAPVGSFKPNAFGLYDTIGNVWQWTDSCWKDNCARRLFFGGSWNHRPEDMRVTTRNWFDTSKRMRYLGFRVALTLP from the coding sequence ATGAAATCAGCATCACTACTGTTTCTGCTTTTCCTGATCCCGTCGGTGTCGGCTAAGGGTGGGGCGTTTCCGTCCAGTCTTTCCGCAGAAGCTCAAGGTGTTAGCCTGATCGCAACGCTGACTACTGGCAAAGGCGAGGCTCCCCCGCCACCGGGGCAGCAAATCGACTTGGGCACTCGTGACCATTCTGCATACGAAAGCTGGACGGCGAACGGTGGATTTGTAATGGCAGCCATACAAGACACAGTGGTTTCCGAATCTGCAACGCATCTGGCTGCTCAGCATGAATCAGGTGAGCCGCGCGTTACTGCCCCTCAGTCTTCAGCCGCCCCCGGCGGTCCGGATGGCCTCTCGTGCGCCGATTGTCCGGAAATGATACCTGTTCCAGGTGCTAAATTTGCAATCGGGAAATACACTGTTACCTTTGCGGAGTGGGACAAGTGCGCTGCTGACGGTGGCTGCGGGGGTTACCAGCCGCCGGACAATGGCTGGGGGCGCGGCAGCAGGCCCGTGATCAACGTAAGCTGGAACGATGCTCAAGCCTACGTTCAGTGGCTGTCACGCAAGACCGGCAAAGCGTACCGATTGCCCACCGGGGAGGAATGGGAAATTGCCGCACGCGCGGGTTCTACCACCAACTACTACTGGGGGAACGACGTTGGACGTAATAATGCCAATTGCGATGGCTGCGGGAGCGAGTGGGATAACAAAAAAACGGCGCCTGTTGGCAGTTTTAAGCCGAATGCTTTCGGACTTTATGACACGATAGGTAATGTCTGGCAATGGACGGACAGTTGCTGGAAGGATAATTGCGCGAGACGCCTGTTTTTTGGGGGGTCGTGGAATCACAGGCCGGAGGATATGCGCGTAACTACCCGCAACTGGTTCGACACGAGCAAGCGCATGCGTTACCTCGGATTCCGAGTCGCGTTGACGCTTCCCTGA
- a CDS encoding calcium-binding protein — MANITGTRRNDVLNGTPFGDTIHGLDGNDRIDGKSGNDRLYGDDGNDTISGGRGNDQLFGGDGNDTLNGGDGNDRLFGDDEKKDYDKDDKDDKDDKGHRGRNDDVLYGGDGNDYLDGGKGNDKLYGGDGNDTLYGGTGDDRLFGDDESGKNDKYDDKNDKGDRTQNNDVLYGGDGNDYLDGGKGNDKLYGGDGNDTLYGGKGDDRLFGDDESGKNDRYDDKNDKGDRTQNNDVLYGGDGNDYLDGGKGNDKLYGGDGNDTLYGGKGDDRLFGDDEKKDYDKDDKDYDKDDKGYYARNNDVLYGGDGNDYLDGGKGNDKLFGGDGNDTLYGGKGDDRLFGDDEEKKDDDKDDHKDDDKGSYGRNNDVLYGGDGNDYLDGGRGNDKLYGGDGNDKLYGGKGDDLLVGGKGNDTIDGGSGHDTIVFSGVTSWSNGFDRIEGFESKDDTLQFSLKDVNDAIWGSRNDLDAGRLDEDNFASNRSGKAEDRDDYFVYNEKTGVLSFDADGSGRGDAVQLATIVGHPDVNEHDIVLV; from the coding sequence ATGGCTAATATCACAGGCACTCGCCGCAACGACGTTCTTAACGGTACTCCCTTTGGCGACACGATCCACGGGCTGGACGGAAATGATCGCATCGACGGAAAAAGCGGCAATGATCGCCTCTACGGCGACGATGGCAACGATACGATATCGGGCGGCCGGGGTAACGACCAACTGTTTGGGGGTGACGGCAACGACACGCTGAATGGTGGCGATGGCAACGACCGGCTCTTTGGCGATGATGAAAAGAAGGACTACGACAAGGACGACAAGGACGACAAGGACGACAAGGGTCATCGAGGCCGGAATGATGACGTGCTCTATGGCGGCGACGGGAATGACTACCTTGATGGCGGCAAGGGCAACGACAAACTGTACGGCGGCGACGGCAACGACACCCTGTATGGCGGCACCGGGGACGACCGGTTGTTTGGTGACGATGAAAGTGGCAAGAACGACAAGTACGATGACAAGAACGACAAGGGCGACCGCACCCAGAATAATGACGTGCTGTATGGCGGCGACGGGAATGATTACCTGGACGGCGGCAAGGGCAACGACAAACTGTACGGCGGCGACGGCAACGATACGCTTTATGGCGGCAAGGGCGACGACCGGCTCTTTGGCGATGATGAGAGTGGCAAGAACGACAGGTACGATGACAAGAACGACAAGGGCGACCGCACCCAGAATAATGACGTGCTCTACGGCGGCGACGGGAATGACTACCTGGACGGCGGCAAGGGCAATGACAAATTGTACGGCGGGGACGGCAACGACACGCTGTACGGCGGCAAGGGCGACGACCGGCTCTTTGGCGATGATGAAAAGAAGGACTACGACAAGGACGACAAGGACTACGACAAGGACGACAAGGGGTACTATGCCCGGAATAACGACGTGCTCTATGGCGGCGACGGGAACGACTACCTGGACGGCGGCAAGGGCAACGACAAGCTCTTTGGCGGCGACGGCAATGACACGCTGTACGGCGGCAAGGGCGACGACCGGCTCTTTGGCGATGATGAAGAAAAGAAGGACGACGACAAGGACGACCACAAGGACGACGACAAGGGGTCCTATGGCCGGAATAATGACGTGCTCTATGGCGGCGACGGGAATGACTACCTGGACGGCGGCAGGGGCAACGACAAACTGTACGGTGGCGACGGCAATGACAAGCTCTATGGTGGCAAAGGCGATGACCTTCTGGTGGGTGGCAAGGGCAATGACACCATCGATGGAGGCAGTGGCCACGATACCATCGTATTTAGCGGAGTAACGTCCTGGAGCAACGGCTTCGATCGCATCGAAGGGTTTGAATCAAAGGATGATACGTTGCAATTCAGCCTGAAAGACGTCAATGACGCGATATGGGGCAGCCGGAACGATTTGGACGCGGGCAGACTCGATGAGGACAATTTCGCCAGCAACAGATCGGGTAAAGCTGAAGATCGGGACGACTACTTTGTCTACAATGAAAAAACAGGCGTTCTGTCATTCGACGCTGACGGCAGTGGACGGGGTGACGCCGTTCAGTTGGCAACGATAGTCGGACATCCCGATGTTAATGAACACGATATCGTGTTGGTCTGA
- a CDS encoding TIGR02281 family clan AA aspartic protease, giving the protein MSTHLAWGHLAALAIWIALSGAAYLYFDARQKPTIVTARADLGGQVVIPRSRDGHYYVRGVIHGHTMDFMVDTGATTVSISRTVARKANLPAGSPASFSTAGGTVAGEIVSGQTVEAGGIVVEGLNVGVGIHGDIGLLGQNFLRNVDVLQLEDKMILRVR; this is encoded by the coding sequence ATGAGTACCCATCTCGCCTGGGGCCACCTGGCTGCTCTCGCAATCTGGATCGCGCTCTCTGGTGCGGCTTATCTATATTTCGATGCCCGGCAGAAACCAACGATTGTCACCGCCAGGGCGGATCTGGGCGGTCAGGTAGTCATCCCCCGATCGAGGGATGGGCATTATTACGTGCGCGGCGTGATTCACGGTCATACTATGGATTTTATGGTTGATACCGGCGCCACCACAGTATCCATCAGCCGGACGGTTGCCCGCAAGGCTAACCTGCCTGCCGGGAGCCCTGCCAGTTTCTCAACCGCAGGCGGGACAGTCGCAGGTGAGATTGTGTCGGGACAGACTGTAGAAGCCGGCGGTATTGTAGTGGAGGGCCTCAATGTCGGGGTGGGTATACACGGCGACATTGGACTGCTCGGGCAGAATTTTTTGCGCAATGTGGACGTTCTCCAGTTAGAGGATAAAATGATCTTAAGAGTCAGGTAA